Proteins from a genomic interval of Cuculus canorus isolate bCucCan1 chromosome 17, bCucCan1.pri, whole genome shotgun sequence:
- the EIF4ENIF1 gene encoding eukaryotic translation initiation factor 4E transporter isoform X4 — translation MDKRGGATETENGDAFLELNRVTVKYPHRYTKEELLDIKERPYSKQRPSCLSEKYDSDGVWDPEKWHASLYPNSGRTSPVESFKKDLDSDRASLIRRIVDPRERVKEDDLDVVLSPQRRSFGGGCHVTAAVSSRRAGSPLEKENDGVRVIGGRRIGSGRIISSRNFDKDHRGGEKDLRDCRDARDRDRERDYKDKRFRREFGDSKRIFGERRRNDSYTEEEPEWFSAGPTSQSETIELTGFDDKILEEDHKGRKRTRRRTASLKEGIECNGGVAEEDEVQTVLVSETPADQEVPREAVLQEPAPGEFDFNEFFNLDKSVPGLASMIEDVLGEGSVSASRFSRWFSNPSRSGSRSSSLRSTPHEELERLAAHSGVVLSVEEVEAGLKGLKVDQDGKIATPFMAEKMEEALNVAGSRQIKKDGDMTAFNKLVSSMKASGTLPSQPKVNQSLESHLMSPSEMPGQPLSKNILQELLGPPITRPASSNVLSGLIGGLEPTPSLLTQRAPSPPVPSVFPTRAASADYLCHRISSPIGFGQGSQQLLGDPFPGARKPMSPVAAQMSPLEIQQAAFEGLALPHDLAIQATNFYQHGFGKPQMDKSRDGYRNSRPQRMTKSPAPGHRGNASPPAPAASITSMLSPSFTPTSVIRKMYESKEKSKEEPVSGKMKVGDGKDENQRPNEATDNLLSSSVENADQETLPTLGTKLPALQRSACSTPLAQANRCTKEQDYRPKSTGRKTPTMASPVPGGPFLRPVHQVPLVPHVPIVRPAHQLHPGLVQRMLAQGVHPQHLPLLQAGMLPPGVDLSHLQGISAPILGQPFYPLPTASHHILNPRSGTPLQLAMMQQQLQRSGTGAQGSPAGAQTTSQSVLSRTGLSHGHAQLDHRPSQRSGSPIGLAKWFGSDVLQQPLPSMPSKVISVDELEYRQ, via the exons ATGGATAAAAGAGGAGGCgcaacagaaactgaaaatggtgatgctttcctggagctgaaCAGAGTTACAGTGAAATACCCACATCGCTACACAAAG GAGGAACTGCTGGATATTAAAGAGCGTCCCTACTCTAAGCAAAGACCTTcttgtctttctgaaaaatatgacAG tgATGGTGTCTGGGATCCAGAGAAGTGGCATGCATCTTTATATCCAAATTCAGGAAGAACTTCACCAgtggaaagctttaaaaaagatttGGATTCAGATCGGGCTTCTCTCATACGTAGGATAGTGG ATCCAAGAGAGCGAGTGAAAGAAGATGACTTGGATGTAGTCTTAAGTCCACAAAGGCGAAGCTTTGGAGGTGGCTGTCATGTAACTGCAGCTGTTAGCTCACGCCGAGCAGGGAGCCCATTGGAAAAGGAGAACGATGGTGTCCGTGTTATTGGTGGCCGTAGGATTGGCAGTGGAAGAATTATCTCTTCTCGTAACTTTGATAAAGACCACCGGGGTGGTGAAAAAGACCTACGTGATTGTAGAGATGCAAGAGACAGAGATCGTGAGAGGGACTACAAAGATAAACGCTTCAgg AGGGAGTTCGGTGACAGCAAACGTATCTTTGGGGAGCGACGAAGGAATGACTCTTACACTGAAGAGGAACCCGAGTGGTTCTCTGCTGGTCCCACAAGTCAGTCTGAGACCATTGAGCTCACAGGCTTTGATGATAAAATTCTGGAGGAAGATCACAAGGGGAGGAAACGTACAAGGCGACGCACAGCCTCACTGAAAGAAG ggaTAGAATGCAATGGTGGAGTGGCAGAGGAGGATGAAGTGCAAACTGTCCTTGTCAGCGAAACTCCAGCAGATCAAGAAGTTCCGAGGGAAGCAGTCTTACAAGAACCAGCTCCAGGAGAGTTTGACTTCAATGAGTTCTTTAACTTGGATAAAAGCGTTCCTGGTTTGGCTTCG ATGATCGAGGATGTCCTGGGGGAAGGCTCGGTGTCTGCCAGCAGGTTCAGCAGGTGGTTTTCTAATCCCAGTCGTTCTGGAAGTCGGTCAAGCAGCTTGAGATCTACGCCACATGAGGAACTGGAGAGGCTAGCAG CTCATTCAGGAGTTGTACTTTCAGTGGAAGAAGTTGAAGCTGGACTAAAAGGCCTGAAAGTGGATCAAGATGGAAAAATTGCTACTCCATTTATGGCTGAGAAAATGGAGGAAGCATTGAATGTTGCTGGCTCCAGACAGATCAAGAAAGATGGAGATATGACTGCATTTAACAAACTAGTCAGCAGCATGAAGGCAAGTGGGACGCTGCCTTCACAACCCAAAGTCAAT caGAGCCTTGAGAGCCACTTAATGTCACCTTCAGAGATGCCAGGCCAGCCTCTATCAAAGAATATTCTGCAG GAACTTCTTGGTCCACCCATTACCAGACCTGCTTCATCAAATGTTCTGAGTGGCCTGATAGGTGGTTTGGAACCTACACCCTCGTTGCTGACACAGAGAGCACCTTCGCCCCCAGTTCCATCAGTGTTCCCAACTCGAGCTGCTTCTGCAGATTACCTGTGCCACAGAATATCTTCACCGATTG GTTTCGGACAAGGTTCTCAGCAGTTGCTTGGTGATCCGTTTCCGGGCGCAAGGAAGCCCATGAGTCCAGTTGCTGCACAG ATGAGCCCCTTGGAAATACAGCAAGCAGCGTTTGAAGGGCTGGCGTTGCCGCATGATTTGGCCATACAGGCAACAAACTTCTATCAACATGGCTTTGGGAAGCCACAGATGGACAAAAGCAGAGACGGCTACAGAAACAG CAGGCCACAGCGCATGACGAAATCACCTGCACCAGGGCACAGAGGGAAtgcatctcctccagctcccgCAGCATCCATTACCAGCATG CTGTCTCCTTCCTTTACACCTACCTCGGTGATCCGCAAGATGTATGagagcaaggagaaaagcaaagaggaacCAGTTTCTGGGAAAATGAAAGTTGGCGATGGCAAAGATGAAAACCAGAGGCCAAATGAAG CTACAGATAACCTACTGTCTAGTTCTGTGGAGAATGCAGATCAAGAAACTTTGCCCACCTTAGGTACCAAACTACCTGCACTGCAACGCTCTGCATGTTCCACACCTCTTGCCCAAGCAAATCGTTGCACCAAAGAGCAAGACTACAGGCCCAAATCAACTGGTAGAAAGACTCCTACAATGGCTTCCCCAGTACCTGGAGGCCCTTTTCTTCGTCCTGTTCATCAAGTACCCCTTGTTCCCCATGTACCAATTGTACGACCTGCTCATCAACTGCATCCAGGACTAGTCCAGAGAATGCTGGCACAGGGGGTTCATCCGCAACACCTTCCTCTACTGCAAGCAG GTATGCTTCCTCCTGGAGTGGACCTTTCTCACTTGCAGGGAATATCTGCTCCCATCCTTGGGCAGCCTTTCTACCCACTACCAACAGCCAGCCATCACATCCTGAATCCACGCTCTGGGACACCTTTGCAGCTAGCGATGATGCAGCAGCAACTACAACGATCAG GCACTGGAGCACAGGGATCACCTGCTGGTGCGCAGACCACTTCTCAGAGCGTGCTGTCTAGGACTGGATTATCTCACGGGCACGCACAGCTTGACCATCGCCCCAGCCAGAGGAGTGGCTCTCCCATCGGCCTTGCAAAGTGGTTTGGTTCAGATGTCTTGCAGCAGCCTCTCCCTTCCATGCCATCCAAAGTTATCAGTGTGGATGAACTGGAATACCGGCAGTGA
- the EIF4ENIF1 gene encoding eukaryotic translation initiation factor 4E transporter isoform X1: protein MDKRGGATETENGDAFLELNRVTVKYPHRYTKEELLDIKERPYSKQRPSCLSEKYDSDGVWDPEKWHASLYPNSGRTSPVESFKKDLDSDRASLIRRIVDPRERVKEDDLDVVLSPQRRSFGGGCHVTAAVSSRRAGSPLEKENDGVRVIGGRRIGSGRIISSRNFDKDHRGGEKDLRDCRDARDRDRERDYKDKRFRREFGDSKRIFGERRRNDSYTEEEPEWFSAGPTSQSETIELTGFDDKILEEDHKGRKRTRRRTASLKEGIECNGGVAEEDEVQTVLVSETPADQEVPREAVLQEPAPGEFDFNEFFNLDKSVPGLASMIEDVLGEGSVSASRFSRWFSNPSRSGSRSSSLRSTPHEELERLAGLEQAILSPGQNSGNYFAPIPLEDHSENKVDILEMLQKAKVDLKPLLSSLSANKEKLRESTHSGVVLSVEEVEAGLKGLKVDQDGKIATPFMAEKMEEALNVAGSRQIKKDGDMTAFNKLVSSMKASGTLPSQPKVNQSLESHLMSPSEMPGQPLSKNILQELLGPPITRPASSNVLSGLIGGLEPTPSLLTQRAPSPPVPSVFPTRAASADYLCHRISSPIGFGQGSQQLLGDPFPGARKPMSPVAAQMSPLEIQQAAFEGLALPHDLAIQATNFYQHGFGKPQMDKSRDGYRNSRPQRMTKSPAPGHRGNASPPAPAASITSMLSPSFTPTSVIRKMYESKEKSKEEPVSGKMKVGDGKDENQRPNEATDNLLSSSVENADQETLPTLGTKLPALQRSACSTPLAQANRCTKEQDYRPKSTGRKTPTMASPVPGGPFLRPVHQVPLVPHVPIVRPAHQLHPGLVQRMLAQGVHPQHLPLLQAGMLPPGVDLSHLQGISAPILGQPFYPLPTASHHILNPRSGTPLQLAMMQQQLQRSGTGAQGSPAGAQTTSQSVLSRTGLSHGHAQLDHRPSQRSGSPIGLAKWFGSDVLQQPLPSMPSKVISVDELEYRQ from the exons ATGGATAAAAGAGGAGGCgcaacagaaactgaaaatggtgatgctttcctggagctgaaCAGAGTTACAGTGAAATACCCACATCGCTACACAAAG GAGGAACTGCTGGATATTAAAGAGCGTCCCTACTCTAAGCAAAGACCTTcttgtctttctgaaaaatatgacAG tgATGGTGTCTGGGATCCAGAGAAGTGGCATGCATCTTTATATCCAAATTCAGGAAGAACTTCACCAgtggaaagctttaaaaaagatttGGATTCAGATCGGGCTTCTCTCATACGTAGGATAGTGG ATCCAAGAGAGCGAGTGAAAGAAGATGACTTGGATGTAGTCTTAAGTCCACAAAGGCGAAGCTTTGGAGGTGGCTGTCATGTAACTGCAGCTGTTAGCTCACGCCGAGCAGGGAGCCCATTGGAAAAGGAGAACGATGGTGTCCGTGTTATTGGTGGCCGTAGGATTGGCAGTGGAAGAATTATCTCTTCTCGTAACTTTGATAAAGACCACCGGGGTGGTGAAAAAGACCTACGTGATTGTAGAGATGCAAGAGACAGAGATCGTGAGAGGGACTACAAAGATAAACGCTTCAgg AGGGAGTTCGGTGACAGCAAACGTATCTTTGGGGAGCGACGAAGGAATGACTCTTACACTGAAGAGGAACCCGAGTGGTTCTCTGCTGGTCCCACAAGTCAGTCTGAGACCATTGAGCTCACAGGCTTTGATGATAAAATTCTGGAGGAAGATCACAAGGGGAGGAAACGTACAAGGCGACGCACAGCCTCACTGAAAGAAG ggaTAGAATGCAATGGTGGAGTGGCAGAGGAGGATGAAGTGCAAACTGTCCTTGTCAGCGAAACTCCAGCAGATCAAGAAGTTCCGAGGGAAGCAGTCTTACAAGAACCAGCTCCAGGAGAGTTTGACTTCAATGAGTTCTTTAACTTGGATAAAAGCGTTCCTGGTTTGGCTTCG ATGATCGAGGATGTCCTGGGGGAAGGCTCGGTGTCTGCCAGCAGGTTCAGCAGGTGGTTTTCTAATCCCAGTCGTTCTGGAAGTCGGTCAAGCAGCTTGAGATCTACGCCACATGAGGAACTGGAGAGGCTAGCAG gTCTAGAGCAAGCCATTCTCTCCCCTGGCCAGAACTCTGGAAACTACTTTGCTCCCATTCCATTGGAAGACCACTCTGAAAACAAAGTGGACATCCTAGAAATGCTACAGAAAGCCAAAGTGGACTTAAAACCTCTTCTCTCAAGTCTTTCAGCCAACAAGGAAAAGCTTAGAGAGAGCA CTCATTCAGGAGTTGTACTTTCAGTGGAAGAAGTTGAAGCTGGACTAAAAGGCCTGAAAGTGGATCAAGATGGAAAAATTGCTACTCCATTTATGGCTGAGAAAATGGAGGAAGCATTGAATGTTGCTGGCTCCAGACAGATCAAGAAAGATGGAGATATGACTGCATTTAACAAACTAGTCAGCAGCATGAAGGCAAGTGGGACGCTGCCTTCACAACCCAAAGTCAAT caGAGCCTTGAGAGCCACTTAATGTCACCTTCAGAGATGCCAGGCCAGCCTCTATCAAAGAATATTCTGCAG GAACTTCTTGGTCCACCCATTACCAGACCTGCTTCATCAAATGTTCTGAGTGGCCTGATAGGTGGTTTGGAACCTACACCCTCGTTGCTGACACAGAGAGCACCTTCGCCCCCAGTTCCATCAGTGTTCCCAACTCGAGCTGCTTCTGCAGATTACCTGTGCCACAGAATATCTTCACCGATTG GTTTCGGACAAGGTTCTCAGCAGTTGCTTGGTGATCCGTTTCCGGGCGCAAGGAAGCCCATGAGTCCAGTTGCTGCACAG ATGAGCCCCTTGGAAATACAGCAAGCAGCGTTTGAAGGGCTGGCGTTGCCGCATGATTTGGCCATACAGGCAACAAACTTCTATCAACATGGCTTTGGGAAGCCACAGATGGACAAAAGCAGAGACGGCTACAGAAACAG CAGGCCACAGCGCATGACGAAATCACCTGCACCAGGGCACAGAGGGAAtgcatctcctccagctcccgCAGCATCCATTACCAGCATG CTGTCTCCTTCCTTTACACCTACCTCGGTGATCCGCAAGATGTATGagagcaaggagaaaagcaaagaggaacCAGTTTCTGGGAAAATGAAAGTTGGCGATGGCAAAGATGAAAACCAGAGGCCAAATGAAG CTACAGATAACCTACTGTCTAGTTCTGTGGAGAATGCAGATCAAGAAACTTTGCCCACCTTAGGTACCAAACTACCTGCACTGCAACGCTCTGCATGTTCCACACCTCTTGCCCAAGCAAATCGTTGCACCAAAGAGCAAGACTACAGGCCCAAATCAACTGGTAGAAAGACTCCTACAATGGCTTCCCCAGTACCTGGAGGCCCTTTTCTTCGTCCTGTTCATCAAGTACCCCTTGTTCCCCATGTACCAATTGTACGACCTGCTCATCAACTGCATCCAGGACTAGTCCAGAGAATGCTGGCACAGGGGGTTCATCCGCAACACCTTCCTCTACTGCAAGCAG GTATGCTTCCTCCTGGAGTGGACCTTTCTCACTTGCAGGGAATATCTGCTCCCATCCTTGGGCAGCCTTTCTACCCACTACCAACAGCCAGCCATCACATCCTGAATCCACGCTCTGGGACACCTTTGCAGCTAGCGATGATGCAGCAGCAACTACAACGATCAG GCACTGGAGCACAGGGATCACCTGCTGGTGCGCAGACCACTTCTCAGAGCGTGCTGTCTAGGACTGGATTATCTCACGGGCACGCACAGCTTGACCATCGCCCCAGCCAGAGGAGTGGCTCTCCCATCGGCCTTGCAAAGTGGTTTGGTTCAGATGTCTTGCAGCAGCCTCTCCCTTCCATGCCATCCAAAGTTATCAGTGTGGATGAACTGGAATACCGGCAGTGA
- the EIF4ENIF1 gene encoding eukaryotic translation initiation factor 4E transporter isoform X2, which produces MDKRGGATETENGDAFLELNRVTVKYPHRYTKEELLDIKERPYSKQRPSCLSEKYDSDGVWDPEKWHASLYPNSGRTSPVESFKKDLDSDRASLIRRIVDPRERVKEDDLDVVLSPQRRSFGGGCHVTAAVSSRRAGSPLEKENDGVRVIGGRRIGSGRIISSRNFDKDHRGGEKDLRDCRDARDRDRERDYKDKRFRREFGDSKRIFGERRRNDSYTEEEPEWFSAGPTSQSETIELTGFDDKILEEDHKGRKRTRRRTASLKEGIECNGGVAEEDEVQTVLVSETPADQEVPREAVLQEPAPGEFDFNEFFNLDKSVPGLASMIEDVLGEGSVSASRFSRWFSNPSRSGSRSSSLRSTPHEELERLAGLEQAILSPGQNSGNYFAPIPLEDHSENKVDILEMLQKAKVDLKPLLSSLSANKEKLRESTHSGVVLSVEEVEAGLKGLKVDQDGKIATPFMAEKMEEALNVAGSRQIKKDGDMTAFNKLVSSMKASGTLPSQPKVNSLESHLMSPSEMPGQPLSKNILQELLGPPITRPASSNVLSGLIGGLEPTPSLLTQRAPSPPVPSVFPTRAASADYLCHRISSPIGFGQGSQQLLGDPFPGARKPMSPVAAQMSPLEIQQAAFEGLALPHDLAIQATNFYQHGFGKPQMDKSRDGYRNSRPQRMTKSPAPGHRGNASPPAPAASITSMLSPSFTPTSVIRKMYESKEKSKEEPVSGKMKVGDGKDENQRPNEATDNLLSSSVENADQETLPTLGTKLPALQRSACSTPLAQANRCTKEQDYRPKSTGRKTPTMASPVPGGPFLRPVHQVPLVPHVPIVRPAHQLHPGLVQRMLAQGVHPQHLPLLQAGMLPPGVDLSHLQGISAPILGQPFYPLPTASHHILNPRSGTPLQLAMMQQQLQRSGTGAQGSPAGAQTTSQSVLSRTGLSHGHAQLDHRPSQRSGSPIGLAKWFGSDVLQQPLPSMPSKVISVDELEYRQ; this is translated from the exons ATGGATAAAAGAGGAGGCgcaacagaaactgaaaatggtgatgctttcctggagctgaaCAGAGTTACAGTGAAATACCCACATCGCTACACAAAG GAGGAACTGCTGGATATTAAAGAGCGTCCCTACTCTAAGCAAAGACCTTcttgtctttctgaaaaatatgacAG tgATGGTGTCTGGGATCCAGAGAAGTGGCATGCATCTTTATATCCAAATTCAGGAAGAACTTCACCAgtggaaagctttaaaaaagatttGGATTCAGATCGGGCTTCTCTCATACGTAGGATAGTGG ATCCAAGAGAGCGAGTGAAAGAAGATGACTTGGATGTAGTCTTAAGTCCACAAAGGCGAAGCTTTGGAGGTGGCTGTCATGTAACTGCAGCTGTTAGCTCACGCCGAGCAGGGAGCCCATTGGAAAAGGAGAACGATGGTGTCCGTGTTATTGGTGGCCGTAGGATTGGCAGTGGAAGAATTATCTCTTCTCGTAACTTTGATAAAGACCACCGGGGTGGTGAAAAAGACCTACGTGATTGTAGAGATGCAAGAGACAGAGATCGTGAGAGGGACTACAAAGATAAACGCTTCAgg AGGGAGTTCGGTGACAGCAAACGTATCTTTGGGGAGCGACGAAGGAATGACTCTTACACTGAAGAGGAACCCGAGTGGTTCTCTGCTGGTCCCACAAGTCAGTCTGAGACCATTGAGCTCACAGGCTTTGATGATAAAATTCTGGAGGAAGATCACAAGGGGAGGAAACGTACAAGGCGACGCACAGCCTCACTGAAAGAAG ggaTAGAATGCAATGGTGGAGTGGCAGAGGAGGATGAAGTGCAAACTGTCCTTGTCAGCGAAACTCCAGCAGATCAAGAAGTTCCGAGGGAAGCAGTCTTACAAGAACCAGCTCCAGGAGAGTTTGACTTCAATGAGTTCTTTAACTTGGATAAAAGCGTTCCTGGTTTGGCTTCG ATGATCGAGGATGTCCTGGGGGAAGGCTCGGTGTCTGCCAGCAGGTTCAGCAGGTGGTTTTCTAATCCCAGTCGTTCTGGAAGTCGGTCAAGCAGCTTGAGATCTACGCCACATGAGGAACTGGAGAGGCTAGCAG gTCTAGAGCAAGCCATTCTCTCCCCTGGCCAGAACTCTGGAAACTACTTTGCTCCCATTCCATTGGAAGACCACTCTGAAAACAAAGTGGACATCCTAGAAATGCTACAGAAAGCCAAAGTGGACTTAAAACCTCTTCTCTCAAGTCTTTCAGCCAACAAGGAAAAGCTTAGAGAGAGCA CTCATTCAGGAGTTGTACTTTCAGTGGAAGAAGTTGAAGCTGGACTAAAAGGCCTGAAAGTGGATCAAGATGGAAAAATTGCTACTCCATTTATGGCTGAGAAAATGGAGGAAGCATTGAATGTTGCTGGCTCCAGACAGATCAAGAAAGATGGAGATATGACTGCATTTAACAAACTAGTCAGCAGCATGAAGGCAAGTGGGACGCTGCCTTCACAACCCAAAGTCAAT AGCCTTGAGAGCCACTTAATGTCACCTTCAGAGATGCCAGGCCAGCCTCTATCAAAGAATATTCTGCAG GAACTTCTTGGTCCACCCATTACCAGACCTGCTTCATCAAATGTTCTGAGTGGCCTGATAGGTGGTTTGGAACCTACACCCTCGTTGCTGACACAGAGAGCACCTTCGCCCCCAGTTCCATCAGTGTTCCCAACTCGAGCTGCTTCTGCAGATTACCTGTGCCACAGAATATCTTCACCGATTG GTTTCGGACAAGGTTCTCAGCAGTTGCTTGGTGATCCGTTTCCGGGCGCAAGGAAGCCCATGAGTCCAGTTGCTGCACAG ATGAGCCCCTTGGAAATACAGCAAGCAGCGTTTGAAGGGCTGGCGTTGCCGCATGATTTGGCCATACAGGCAACAAACTTCTATCAACATGGCTTTGGGAAGCCACAGATGGACAAAAGCAGAGACGGCTACAGAAACAG CAGGCCACAGCGCATGACGAAATCACCTGCACCAGGGCACAGAGGGAAtgcatctcctccagctcccgCAGCATCCATTACCAGCATG CTGTCTCCTTCCTTTACACCTACCTCGGTGATCCGCAAGATGTATGagagcaaggagaaaagcaaagaggaacCAGTTTCTGGGAAAATGAAAGTTGGCGATGGCAAAGATGAAAACCAGAGGCCAAATGAAG CTACAGATAACCTACTGTCTAGTTCTGTGGAGAATGCAGATCAAGAAACTTTGCCCACCTTAGGTACCAAACTACCTGCACTGCAACGCTCTGCATGTTCCACACCTCTTGCCCAAGCAAATCGTTGCACCAAAGAGCAAGACTACAGGCCCAAATCAACTGGTAGAAAGACTCCTACAATGGCTTCCCCAGTACCTGGAGGCCCTTTTCTTCGTCCTGTTCATCAAGTACCCCTTGTTCCCCATGTACCAATTGTACGACCTGCTCATCAACTGCATCCAGGACTAGTCCAGAGAATGCTGGCACAGGGGGTTCATCCGCAACACCTTCCTCTACTGCAAGCAG GTATGCTTCCTCCTGGAGTGGACCTTTCTCACTTGCAGGGAATATCTGCTCCCATCCTTGGGCAGCCTTTCTACCCACTACCAACAGCCAGCCATCACATCCTGAATCCACGCTCTGGGACACCTTTGCAGCTAGCGATGATGCAGCAGCAACTACAACGATCAG GCACTGGAGCACAGGGATCACCTGCTGGTGCGCAGACCACTTCTCAGAGCGTGCTGTCTAGGACTGGATTATCTCACGGGCACGCACAGCTTGACCATCGCCCCAGCCAGAGGAGTGGCTCTCCCATCGGCCTTGCAAAGTGGTTTGGTTCAGATGTCTTGCAGCAGCCTCTCCCTTCCATGCCATCCAAAGTTATCAGTGTGGATGAACTGGAATACCGGCAGTGA